The following are encoded together in the Erpetoichthys calabaricus chromosome 16, fErpCal1.3, whole genome shotgun sequence genome:
- the LOC114666336 gene encoding hepatic leukemia factor-like: MARPMSQLIPPDLPGSSPQYGTGGQAGAPQGGHSSSMASLKSLLQLPIKQGVEFRSKELNGDSKVLEKEKLDPDDDCLLSCGIRSSQSAFLVPLLWEKTLPCDGGLFQLQYMDLEEFLTENGMGPSTGGAEAQVPSQRNPTSPSSASLPSQSGQSQSQMGNPHHSPLHGHQSQLSQLPQIAQSPSPTASMTPGNNGSPTMETAAQQQGIIGNCMHGPALQGQVASPDPSNCPQMDGTDVMVNFDPDPADLALSSVPGQEAFDPRRHRFSDEELKPQPMIKKARKMLVPDEQKDEKYWSRRYKNNEAAKRSRDARRLKENQISVRAAFLEKENAALRQEVAEMRKELGRCRNVLTKYESRHGNL; this comes from the exons ATGGCTCGCCCCATGTCTCAGCTCATACCTCCCGACCTGCCGGGCTCCAGCCCCCAGTATGGTACCGGCGGACAAGCAGGCGCACCTCAGGGGGGCCACTCGAGCTCCATGGCCAGTCTCAAGTCCCTGCTGCAACTGCCTATAAAACAAGGTGTCGAATTCAGGAGTAAAGAGCTCAACGGCGACAGCAAAG TCTTGGAAAAGGAGAAGCTTGATCCAGATGATGACTGTTTGTTAAGCTGCGGCATACGCTCCTCGCAGTCAGCGTTCCTTGTACCCctgctgtgggagaaaacccTTCCCTGTGATGGGGGGCTTTTCCAGCTGCAGTACATGGACCTGGAAGAATTCCTCACGGAGAATGGGATGGGACCATCGACGGGTGGAGCTGAAGCGCAGGTCCCGAGCCAGAGGAATCCGACTTCGCCTTCATCAGCTTCCCTACCCAGCCAGTCTGGTCAATCTCAGAGTCAGATGGGTAACCCTCATCACAGTCCTCTGCATGGCCATCAATCCCAGTTGTCCCAGCTTCCACAGATTGCACAGTCGCCATCCCCTACAGCTTCGATGACTCCAGGAAACAATGGCAGCCCCACCATGGAGACTGCAGCCCAGCAGCAAGGCATTATAGGAAACTGCATGCACGGGCCTGCTCTTCAAG GCCAGGTTGCGTCCCCCGACCCCTCTAACTGCCCACAGATGGATGGCACTGATGTTATGGTGAACTTTGATCCCGACCCCGCAGATCTCGCTCTGTCGAGTGTACCAGGACAGGAGGCCTTCGATCCACGGAGACACCGGTTTAGTGATGAGGAACTCAAACCCCAGCCAATGATCAAGAAGGCCAGGAAGATGTTGGTCCCAGATGAGCAGAAG GACGAGAAGTACTGGAGCCGACGGTACAAGAATAATGAGGCGGCCAAGCGCTCCCGGGATGCGAGGCGACTGAAGGAAAACCAGATCTCCGTCCGCGCCGCCTTTCTTGAGAAGGAGAACGCCGCCCTGCGGCAAGAGGTGGCCGAGATGCGCAAGGAGCTCGGGCGCTGCCGTAATGTACTCACCAAGTATGAAAGCCGGCATGGAAACTTGTGA